The DNA window CCTCGCGCTGCTTCCGGCCGCGCAAGAGCACGTCCTCGCCCAGGAAAATGGCAAGGATCGCTATATCCGCGCGGTACGCGAGTTGTCACAGGCTTTCGCGCTTGCCGTGCCGCATGAAGAAGCGTTGCGAATCCGCGATGACGTAGCCTTCTTTCAGGCCGTGGGGACGAGCCTCGCCAAGCGGGCACCTGGAGAGCCAAGGCCTGAAGAAGAGTTAGACCACGCGGTTCGGCAAATCATCTCGCGAGCCGTGGCGCCGGAGGGCGTCTTAGACATCTTCGCTGCCGCGGGCCTGAAGAAGCCCGACATCTCGATCCTCTCCGATGAGTTCTTGGCAGAAGTTCGCAAGATGCCGCAAAAGAACCTCGCCGTGGAGCTTCTCCAGAAGCTCCTCAAGGGAGAGATTAGAACCCGGCGTCGCAAAAACGTCGTCCAGGCGCGCTCGTTCGCTGAGATGCTGGAACAGACCATCCGCCGCTATCAGAATCGTGCGATTGAGGCAGCGCAGGTGATCGAGGAACTCATTGCCCTGGCACGCGACATGCGGGAGGCCAACGCTCGCGGCGAGAAACTGAATCTGAGCGAAGAGGAGCTGGCGTTCTACGATGCGCTGGAGACAAACGACAGCGCAGTAAAAGTACTCGGCGACGAGACGCTCCGGACCATCGCACGCGAGCTGGTTACTGCCGTCCGCAACAACGTCACGATCGACTGGACTCTACGCGAAAACGTGCGAGCGCAACTGAGAGTGCTAATTAAGCGCATATTACGGAAGTATGGGTACCCACCCGACAAGCAGGAGAAGGCGACCCAGACTGTGTTAGAGCAGGCGGAGGTTCTGTCCGAGGAGTGGGCTACAGGCTAAGAAATACAGCGGGAGCTGTTTTACAAGAGATGCCTTCGTGATTGGGGGGGGATGTAACTTTTGTGGTTGCACATCATCTGCGTTGCCATATATTGCGTTGCGATGAATAAGGTTCGTAAGGGGAAGGTTTGAGGGGCGATTGGGTTTGTTCAATTCGAATGGGTTGAATTTTCGGAAAGGGTTGAATTCGGGAAGTCGTGCGAGAATTTTGCGCACGGGGGAAATAATGAGCAGAAAGCCCGGGAAAAAAATCGTGCGGCGAAAGCGCTGCGAAGGTTTTTCGAAAAAGTAGCGCCGGGGGTTAATTCGTGAAATCCTTCACAATCGGAGGGACTTTAAAGATAGAATCTTTGAAGTTTAGATGGCAGAAGCCGACACTCAACAGCAACTCGTCAAGATTTGGATAAACGATATCCCTTTAGAAGTACCTAAGGGGGAGTTGATCGTAGAGGCGGTGAAGAGGTTGGGGCTGCAGATTCCGATTTTTTGTTATCACAAGAGGCTCGAACCGGTCGGAATGTGCAGGATGTGTCTGGTCGAGGCGGGGTTTCGACAGCAGGATGGCTCGACACGTATTCTTCCCAAGCCGCAAACTGGTTGCACCCTCCGAGCACAAGAGAACTTAGTGGTTTATACAGACACGGAGCGGGTTCGAGAGGATAGAAAAGGGGTTCTGGAGTTTTTGCTCATCAATCACCCTTTGGATTGCCCGATATGCGATAGGGGCGGAGAATGTCCCTTGCAAAACAACACGCTGTTTTACGGACCTTCAACGAGCCGTTTCATCGAAGAGAAGCGCCATTTACCGAAGGCTTTTCCTTTGAGTCGTTACGTTACTTTGGATTTAGAGAGGTGCATTCAATGCGGAAGGTGCGTTCGGTTCACGGAGGAGATTTCGGGTGATTCAGAATTGGCGTTTTTCTTCCGCGGTGCTGAGATGCAGCCTTTGACTTACGAACTGACAGAATTCGAATCGAAATTCAGCGGAAACACCATCGAGATATGCCCGGTGGGAGCATTGACTTCGTCGCAATATCGTTTTCGCGCCAGACCTTGGGATTTAGAGACGAAGCCAGCGATTTGTCTCGAATGCTCGAACGGATGCAATACGTGGTTCGATTATCGAATCGGTAAGGTGGCGCGCATCAATGGACGAACGAACGAGGCGGTGAACGAAGAGTGGACATGCGACAAAGGAAAGTTCGGTCATGATTATTTGAATACACCTACTCGTTTGACGTCCCCACTCGTGCGAGAAGACGGAAATCTTCGAGAGGTGAGTTGGGGAAAAGCGTACGAGGCGTTGATCCCGTATTTCGAGAAGGGGGGGGAAAAGGTAGCGGGGCTTACTTCGGGCAGATTGAGCAACGAAGATTATTACTTATTCCGGAAGATTTTTAGAGAGCATTTTCGATCCGAAAATTTCGACCACCGTTGGCATCGTTATTTGCCGAAATACGAAAACACACCGGAAAGAAGGCACAATTTGCTGACTTCGCAAATGTCCATCGAGGTATACGAACGAGAGCCGGTCATCTTTATTTTCGGGAAGGATTTGGCGGACGAACAGCCGATTCTTTATTTGCGGGTGCGGAAGGCGTGGTTAAGGAGGGGGGCGAAGATCATCGTTGCGAGTCATGAAAGAACATACGCTGACCGATTCGCCGATGTAGTTTTGCATTTTCGCCCCGGGACGGAGATGGCATTGTTGGCTGGGTTGACGAATTTGCTTTTGGACGGGGGGGCACATACGGAATTGAAAAACGTCGTGAGTCCCTTCACGTTAGAGGAAACGGAGCGAATCACGGGGATTCCGCAAAGAGAAATTTTGCGCGCGGCAGAGATCCTGCGCAGTGGTTTCGCAATGGTTGCCAGTCGCTCGCTTTATGATTTGGTGAATGGCGAGGATATAGTTTCAGCATTAGCAAACTTAGCGATTGCTGGAAAGAGTGCAGAAAAGTTCAATCTTTATGCAACGGAAGGGAATGAACAAGGAGCACTGGAAATCGGAATCTTTCCTCGTGAGAACGGGATGAATACACGTGAAATTTTAGAAGCGTGTGCGGAGGGGAGAATTCGAGCGCTTTGGCTCGTACAGTGCGACCCATTCAAATTATGGAAAGACACGGAATTGGTGCAAAAGGCATTAGAGAATGTTCCGTTTTTAGTCGTTCAAGATATCGAGCAAACAGAGGCGTTTTATTTTGCGAGTGTCGTGTTGCCAGCGTGCGCATTTTGTGAGCGCGACGGAAGTTATACGAATATGGAAAGGCGCGTACAGCGTGTACGGCAAATCATGGAGCCGAAGGGGCATGCCAAGCCGCATTGGAAAATCTTCAGCGAGATATCTTTGCGAATTCAGCCGCACGTTCCACCATTTCAATCCGCGGAAGTGATGAGCAAGATGGGTGAAGAGATCGCTGTATTTCGTGCGTCTCGATATTCGCAATTGGAAGGCGAAGGCGTGCGCTTGCCGCAAGAGGGTCTGGGAACTCCTCGAGTCTTTATTCCTTCGTATCGAGTGTTGGAGGACGTGCGAGCGTGATCAACATCGAAAGCGAATTGTTTTGGGCTATTTTGAGAGTTTTGATTGTGGTGGGCTTCGTTCTCATCTCAGTCCCCCCCATCATTTGGTGGGAGAGGAGATTATTGGGATGGATGCAAGACCGAATCGGGCCGAACCGTGTAGGACCATTCGGTTTTTTGCAACCGATAGCGGACGGTGTGAAACTTTTGTTCAAAGAGGATTTCACTCCTCGCGATGTAGACCGGTTGATGTATTTTCTTTCCCCTGCGATTGCTCTTTTGCCTGCGTTTGTGATTGGAGCGACGATTCCTTGGAGCCCGAATCCTCGTTTGACTCCGATTGCCGATGTGGATGTGGGGGTTTTATGGGTTTTGGCAGTTTCTTCTTTGGGGGTTTACGGTATTGTTTTGGGGGGGTGGGCGTCGAACAATAAATATTCTCTGTTGGGGGGGCTCAGAAGTGCTGCACAACTCGTGAGTTACGAATTGCCGATGGGTGTCGCTCTGTACAGTGTTTTATTACCGAGCGGGACTCTTAGGCTTACAGAAGTAGTTTCCAAACAGCATGAGGCTCTTTGGGGGCGATTCGAGTGGTTTCAGAATTGGTTTATTTTGACTCCTTTCGGGTTGATTTCTGCGGCGATTTTTCTCATCTGCATGGTTGCCGAGACGAACCGCGCGCCTTTCGATTTGCCAGAAGCGGAATCGGAGTTGATTGCGGGTTATCACACGGAATACAGTTCCATGAAGTTCGCTGTGTTTTTCATGGGTGAATACGCAGCGATGGTTGCATTCAGTGGGCTTTTTGCCGTTTTGTATTTGGGGGGGTGGAGTTTGGCTCCTTTCAACTGGGAGCACCTTGCGGCAGTTTCGCGGGATGCGGGGTTGGGATGGTTAGGTGGGGTACTGACTTTCATCAACGGTCCATGGATGGCGCCTGTTTGGTTTGTAGGAAAGATTTTCGGTGGACTCACTTTTTATATTTGGCTTCGAGCGACTCTACCCAGGTTGCGTTATGACCAACTGATGAATTTTTGTTGGAAGTATTTGCTTCCTGCAGCAGCGGCGAATTTCGTTTTGGTCGCTATCGGCATGCTTTACGGATGGCTCGTTTATGCGTTTTTCCTCGCGATACTCTTGGTGATGTATTTGATTTTCGTTGTTGTGTATTATCTTCCGCGCGCTAAGAAGCCGACGATCGAACTCATGAAGATTCCTGCGAATACTTCGCGTGTAATCGAAATCGAAAGGAGCAGGCAATGAATTGGGGTTTGGGTTTATTTTTGGTGTTTGCTGTGATAGGTGTAGTTTCGTCTGTTGCGGTTATTGCGACGCAGCATGTCGTTCGTGCCGCGCTTGCGCTCGTTCTTAATTTTTTGGCATTGGCGGGATTGTATTTTCTGATGAGTCTCGATATTTTGGGCATCAGTCAAGTGCTCGTATATACGGGCTTGATTATGATGCTGTTTTTATTTTGTATTTTGCTTTTGAATTTGAGCGCTCCTGAAATGCTTCAAGAAAAAAGCGGGATCAAATGGTTTTTTGCAGTCGTGTTCGCAGCGGGATTAGTGGCAGTGGTGACATCGCAGGCAATCGCACCGCTTGCACTCGCTGAACAGCCGACCGCTCCCGACGATTTCGGTAAGGCGAAAGTCGTCGGCACATATCTCTTCAATCATTGGGTTTACGGTTTCGAAATTTGCAGTATTTTGCTTTTGATCGGAATCGTAGGTTCTATTCTCTTAGCGAAAAGGAGATAAAAGGATGTTAGGTGTACCGCTTGCAGGATTTCTCGGTCTCAGTGCGGTGATGTTCGCAATGGGTGTTTTGGGAGTTTTATTGAAGCGCAATCCTATCGTGATCTTCATGTGTATCGAGCTTATGCTCAATGCGGCGAACCTCGTTTTTTTGGCTTTCGCTCGATACCATTCGACTCCGTTGAGTTCGACCATTCCAACGATGCACACTTTTATGAATGGACAGATGGCAGTGATCTTTGTGATGGCAGTGGCAGCAGCAGAAGTTGCAATCGGTTTGGGAATCATCATGGCAATTTTCCGAATCCGTGAAGATGTGGATATAGACCAGATGAACATTTTGAGAGGATAAGAGAAGTTCATGACTTTGAATAATCCTGGTATGCCGAGTGAATTCCATTTGGTATGGGTAGTCGTTTTGCTTCCTTTGGCTGGGTTTTTGTTTCAGGCTTTGTTCGGAAAGGCAATCGAACGAGCGTGGGGAAAAGAAAAAGGGCGGATGGTATTGGGATGGATAGGCGTTTTGCCCGTTGCGTTAGCATTTATCGTAAGCGTTTATCTGTTTTTCTTATTGCGTTCACTGCCAGAAGAGGAGCGACTTGTTATCAGTACGTGGTTCGATTGGTTGAACCTTCAAAGTTTGAGAATTCCTTACGAACTTCGTATAGATGTTCTTTCTTTGACGATGGCGCTTATCGTTACCGGTGTGGGATTTTTAATACACTGGTATGCAACGGGATACATGGGGGAAGACCGCGATTATCCTCGCTTTTTCACTTATTTTAATTTGTTCATCGTTTTCATGCTCACTTTAGTGCTGGCGAACAACCTTCTTTTGTTGTTTATCGGATGGGAGGGTGTCGGGCTTTGTTCTTATTTGTTGATCGGATATTGGTACGAAGATATCGAAAACGCTAAGGCGGCGAATAAAGCATTTATCGTTAATCGCATCGGAGATTGGGGGATGACGCTCGGAATATTTCTCATTGCGGTAGTTTTTGCATCGAATCAAGGAGTTTTAGGTCCTAATGAAACGCGCTACCTCAGTTTCGATGTAATTCTGCCGAAAGCGCAGGAGGTTTTGTTCGGTTACAGTTCTTGGATTGCGTTCGGGATTCCGATTTTGTTGTTCGTAGGGGCGATGGGGAAATCCGCGCAATTTCCTTTGTATTTATGGTTGCCGGATGCGATGGCGGGTCCGACACCTGTTTCCGCCTTGATTCATGCGGCGACGATGGTGACTGCGGGTGTGTATCTCGTGGCGCGATGTCATGTCTTTTTCGAATTGGCTCCTTATTCCATGATGGTGGTGGCTTGCGTCGGTGCATTTACTGCGATTTTTGCCGCTACGATAGCATTCGGTCAGACGGATATCAAGCGTGTTCTCGCATTTTCCACCGTTTCCCAATTAGGATATATGTTTTTAGGAACCGGGGTGGGGGCTTTTTCGGCTGGAATGTTTCATCTGACAACCCATGCGTTTTTTAAAGCGCTGCTGTTTTTAGGCTCAGGCGCAGTCATTCTCGCGATGGCGCATAACCAAGACATGCGTAATTACGGAAATCTTTGGAAATATCTTCCGATTACGTTTTTTACGATGATGATGGGATGGCTTGCGATCTCAGGAGTTCCAATTTGGGCAGGGTTCTTCAGCAAAGACGAGATTTTAGGAAAGGTTTATGCGAGCAGCACTTGGTGGGGGGGAATCGTGGAGTTGCCGCTCGTGCAGATTTGCTATTGGATTGGTTTGATTACCGCGGTTCTCACTGCTGGGTACATGACTCGTTTATTTATGCTGACCTTTTTGGGAGGGGAGGAGCGCTGGAGGAAACTTAAACCGGAAAGTGAGCATGCCGAAGTCGCGGAACACCACGAGTCTGTTCAATCGGGGAGGCATCACGTGGGATCGGCGATGGGACACCCCGAGAAAGAGTCCGACTTTTATCTTTCGGACGAGGAGATTCTTCGACGGGAAAGGGAAGAGCACGAAGAGCATCCTATCCTTTCCCCGAACCATACACCGAAAGAAGTAGGTTCTTCTATGACGATTCCGCTCATCGTTTTAGCAGCGCTCTCTCTATTAGGGGGGGCGGTGCTTTCGGGTCTACACCCGCTTAGCGAGGTAATCGGGTTGCATATTCCGAATTATTTCGAGGAGTGGCTTGCTCCCATTGCGGAGGCATCCGTTTTACCGAGCGAAGAAATGTTTCGTACAGCACATACGACCGAAATTTTGTTGATTCTCGCATCGGTTCTCGCAGCACTATTGGGAATCGCTTATCACTGGCGGCGATACCGAAATGGGCTTCCTTCCGACGAAAGAGAGTTGCGCGGATGGCGGTATCTCGCTCAGAAACAATGGCTTTACGACCCAATCATGATGAAGTTTTTCGTTCATCATCTCGGCAGATTCGCCGAGGGGTTTTATCGTTGGTTCGATGTGGGAGTTATCGACACGGTTTTCGTGAATGGTTCGGCTTGGGTCGTAGGGATTTTCGGAAGGGTGTTGCGGCGACTTCAAACCGGGTATGCGCGCGCTTACGCTATGGCTATGCTCGTGGGGGGGGTCATTTTGCTCACGTATATTTGGTGGTATCTCACCGAGGTGTTTTCTAAGGGGAAATAAATGCCAGAAAAACACACTTTCGGAATCTTGAGCCTTACGATATGGTTACCCACTTTAGGCGCTTTACTTTTGGGGTTCATTCCGAGGTCTTATGTGCATTGGCATCGTTATATCGCGCTCATTTTCACACTTGCAACGTTCGCAGTTTCGTTGAGTTTATATTTTCTTTTCAGCGCTAATACCTTCCATTTCCAATTCGTCGAGAGCATTCCTTGGATTCCTCAGTTAGGGATTCAATATAAACTCGGCATCGATGGAATCAGCCTTTGGCTCGTTCTCTTAACGACGTTTATTACCGTGATTGCGGTTTGGTTCAGTTTTTATGTCGGTGAACGAGCGAAAGAGTTCATGATGTTCATGCTGATATTAGAGACAGCGTTATTAGGTGTGTTTTCTGCTCTCGATTTGGCGCTTTTTTATATTTTCTTCGAAGCGACGCTGATTCCCATGTATTTTCTCATCGCAATTTGGGGAAGTGAGCAAAAGCGCGCATACGCGGCAATCAAATTTTTCTTGTTCACTTTTTTGGGTTCGATTTTCATGCTCGTTGCGATTATTTATTTGTGTTTTGTCGTCGCATCTGCAGAATTCGGTCGCTATAGTTTCGATTTATTAGAATTGCAAGCGCTCGCATCTCGAGGGGAATTGGTTTCCGGTACAGTTGCGATGTGGGTTTTTGCAGCGTTCGCAGTTTCGTTCGCCGTAAAAGTGCCTTTCTTTCCATTGCACACTTGGTTGCCTGATGCGCATACCGAAGCGCCCACAGCGGGTTCTATTATCTTGGCGGCGATTATGTTGAAAATGGGAACGTACGGGTTTTTGAGATTTTGCTTCCCTCTATTTCCCGAAGCGAGTTTGCAAGCGGCTCCGTTTATGATGGGGCTGGCGCTCGTCGGAATTTTATACGGCGCGGTGATGGCTGCCGTTCAACCCGATTGGAAGCGTCTCGTTGCGTATTCTTCCGTGAGCCACCTCGGATTCGTGATGCTCGGAGCGTTCGCTTTGAATCACAACGGTCTTACGGGAAGCATTTTGCAAAGTTTGAATCACGGGGTTTCGACCGGAGCGTTGTTTTTGTTGGTGGGGATGATTTACGAACGGCGTCATACGAGATTATTTAGCGAATACGGGGGACTGAAACGACAAATGCCGATGTTCGCAACATTGTTTTTGATTATCATGTTGAGTTCGGTGGGGCTTCCTTCGATGAACGGATTTATCGGCGAATTTTTGTGTTTGCTCGGTGCTTTCGAAGCAGGGATGGAGGGAACGGTCGGAATCTCTATGGTGATTCCCGTTCTCGCTGCTGGGGGGGTGGTCTTGGCTGCGGTTTATTTGCTTTGGATGTTCCAGAAGGCATTTTACGGAAAATGTGAGAACGCTGAAAATCGAAGATTGCGAGACATCAAACCTTGGGAGCAGTTTCTCGGGTGGTCATTGGTTCTTTTCGTGTTCTGGGTTGGACTTTATCCGACGACATTTACTTCGAAAATGGAGGCGAGTGTTAACGCATTGCGTCATCAAACTCTTTTACCAGCTGGGAAGAGACCCGTATGGTCGGATATGAATGTGGACATCAATTCGCGCGGAGATGTTGTGGAAGTACTGCGAAGAACTCAGCAAGGGGAATGGACAGAGGGGCGCGTTCTCGTACCCGCGAATCACCACGCCCAGCGTAGTATGGGGTGGGTGAAGGGCGAAGATTCGCAAACATTGGCGAGGGGAAAATGAATTCTCGAGAACGACTCGTAGCGGCATCGAGGGGGGGGAGTGTAGATCATGCGCCGTGGTTCGGCTATTGCGAAAATGCAGAGAAAGAAACCTTGTCGCGATTCGCGAGGAAGTGGGCTCCGGATGTTCTCGTCGCGAGGAATAGTGCCGACGCGCGAGAATTGTTGGCTGAATTCGGGGCAGACGGTCCTGCAGTGCTCGTGGAAGTATGGAATCCATTCGGTTATGCGAAGGAAGCGGGGGAGGATTTGAGCGAAGCGTTTCGCAACGATCCGAGGGGGGGCGAAGAACTTCTCGAAAGATTCTTTTCCATGACTTGCGCCAAGACCTACGAAGCGCTCGATGTAGGATGCGATGGCATTTTCTATCGATTATTCGGCGCGACTCCTTTCGAAACGACTCCGATGGAATACGGAGGCTTTTTTCTCGAAAAAGATAGAGAGTTGCTGGAAAGTATCGTCGAAGCGCGTTTCAATGTTCTCTCCGTGGAGGGGGGGGAAGGCGTTTATCTGGATTTCGTTCATGACCTCCCCTGTTCCGCCTTGGCTTGGGACGAAAAAGCAAGCAAGATTACTCCGCAAAGAGTGCGAGAAATTCACTCTGGCGCTTTGGCATGTGGATTGGAAGCGGATTACGCACGTCTTTGGGAAGAATTCGGATATA is part of the Fimbriimonadales bacterium genome and encodes:
- the nuoG gene encoding NADH-quinone oxidoreductase subunit NuoG, giving the protein MAEADTQQQLVKIWINDIPLEVPKGELIVEAVKRLGLQIPIFCYHKRLEPVGMCRMCLVEAGFRQQDGSTRILPKPQTGCTLRAQENLVVYTDTERVREDRKGVLEFLLINHPLDCPICDRGGECPLQNNTLFYGPSTSRFIEEKRHLPKAFPLSRYVTLDLERCIQCGRCVRFTEEISGDSELAFFFRGAEMQPLTYELTEFESKFSGNTIEICPVGALTSSQYRFRARPWDLETKPAICLECSNGCNTWFDYRIGKVARINGRTNEAVNEEWTCDKGKFGHDYLNTPTRLTSPLVREDGNLREVSWGKAYEALIPYFEKGGEKVAGLTSGRLSNEDYYLFRKIFREHFRSENFDHRWHRYLPKYENTPERRHNLLTSQMSIEVYEREPVIFIFGKDLADEQPILYLRVRKAWLRRGAKIIVASHERTYADRFADVVLHFRPGTEMALLAGLTNLLLDGGAHTELKNVVSPFTLEETERITGIPQREILRAAEILRSGFAMVASRSLYDLVNGEDIVSALANLAIAGKSAEKFNLYATEGNEQGALEIGIFPRENGMNTREILEACAEGRIRALWLVQCDPFKLWKDTELVQKALENVPFLVVQDIEQTEAFYFASVVLPACAFCERDGSYTNMERRVQRVRQIMEPKGHAKPHWKIFSEISLRIQPHVPPFQSAEVMSKMGEEIAVFRASRYSQLEGEGVRLPQEGLGTPRVFIPSYRVLEDVRA
- the nuoH gene encoding NADH-quinone oxidoreductase subunit NuoH; protein product: MINIESELFWAILRVLIVVGFVLISVPPIIWWERRLLGWMQDRIGPNRVGPFGFLQPIADGVKLLFKEDFTPRDVDRLMYFLSPAIALLPAFVIGATIPWSPNPRLTPIADVDVGVLWVLAVSSLGVYGIVLGGWASNNKYSLLGGLRSAAQLVSYELPMGVALYSVLLPSGTLRLTEVVSKQHEALWGRFEWFQNWFILTPFGLISAAIFLICMVAETNRAPFDLPEAESELIAGYHTEYSSMKFAVFFMGEYAAMVAFSGLFAVLYLGGWSLAPFNWEHLAAVSRDAGLGWLGGVLTFINGPWMAPVWFVGKIFGGLTFYIWLRATLPRLRYDQLMNFCWKYLLPAAAANFVLVAIGMLYGWLVYAFFLAILLVMYLIFVVVYYLPRAKKPTIELMKIPANTSRVIEIERSRQ
- a CDS encoding NADH-quinone oxidoreductase subunit J, coding for MNWGLGLFLVFAVIGVVSSVAVIATQHVVRAALALVLNFLALAGLYFLMSLDILGISQVLVYTGLIMMLFLFCILLLNLSAPEMLQEKSGIKWFFAVVFAAGLVAVVTSQAIAPLALAEQPTAPDDFGKAKVVGTYLFNHWVYGFEICSILLLIGIVGSILLAKRR
- the nuoK gene encoding NADH-quinone oxidoreductase subunit NuoK; this encodes MLGVPLAGFLGLSAVMFAMGVLGVLLKRNPIVIFMCIELMLNAANLVFLAFARYHSTPLSSTIPTMHTFMNGQMAVIFVMAVAAAEVAIGLGIIMAIFRIREDVDIDQMNILRG
- the nuoL gene encoding NADH-quinone oxidoreductase subunit L, yielding MTLNNPGMPSEFHLVWVVVLLPLAGFLFQALFGKAIERAWGKEKGRMVLGWIGVLPVALAFIVSVYLFFLLRSLPEEERLVISTWFDWLNLQSLRIPYELRIDVLSLTMALIVTGVGFLIHWYATGYMGEDRDYPRFFTYFNLFIVFMLTLVLANNLLLLFIGWEGVGLCSYLLIGYWYEDIENAKAANKAFIVNRIGDWGMTLGIFLIAVVFASNQGVLGPNETRYLSFDVILPKAQEVLFGYSSWIAFGIPILLFVGAMGKSAQFPLYLWLPDAMAGPTPVSALIHAATMVTAGVYLVARCHVFFELAPYSMMVVACVGAFTAIFAATIAFGQTDIKRVLAFSTVSQLGYMFLGTGVGAFSAGMFHLTTHAFFKALLFLGSGAVILAMAHNQDMRNYGNLWKYLPITFFTMMMGWLAISGVPIWAGFFSKDEILGKVYASSTWWGGIVELPLVQICYWIGLITAVLTAGYMTRLFMLTFLGGEERWRKLKPESEHAEVAEHHESVQSGRHHVGSAMGHPEKESDFYLSDEEILRREREEHEEHPILSPNHTPKEVGSSMTIPLIVLAALSLLGGAVLSGLHPLSEVIGLHIPNYFEEWLAPIAEASVLPSEEMFRTAHTTEILLILASVLAALLGIAYHWRRYRNGLPSDERELRGWRYLAQKQWLYDPIMMKFFVHHLGRFAEGFYRWFDVGVIDTVFVNGSAWVVGIFGRVLRRLQTGYARAYAMAMLVGGVILLTYIWWYLTEVFSKGK
- a CDS encoding NADH-quinone oxidoreductase subunit M; translated protein: MPEKHTFGILSLTIWLPTLGALLLGFIPRSYVHWHRYIALIFTLATFAVSLSLYFLFSANTFHFQFVESIPWIPQLGIQYKLGIDGISLWLVLLTTFITVIAVWFSFYVGERAKEFMMFMLILETALLGVFSALDLALFYIFFEATLIPMYFLIAIWGSEQKRAYAAIKFFLFTFLGSIFMLVAIIYLCFVVASAEFGRYSFDLLELQALASRGELVSGTVAMWVFAAFAVSFAVKVPFFPLHTWLPDAHTEAPTAGSIILAAIMLKMGTYGFLRFCFPLFPEASLQAAPFMMGLALVGILYGAVMAAVQPDWKRLVAYSSVSHLGFVMLGAFALNHNGLTGSILQSLNHGVSTGALFLLVGMIYERRHTRLFSEYGGLKRQMPMFATLFLIIMLSSVGLPSMNGFIGEFLCLLGAFEAGMEGTVGISMVIPVLAAGGVVLAAVYLLWMFQKAFYGKCENAENRRLRDIKPWEQFLGWSLVLFVFWVGLYPTTFTSKMEASVNALRHQTLLPAGKRPVWSDMNVDINSRGDVVEVLRRTQQGEWTEGRVLVPANHHAQRSMGWVKGEDSQTLARGK